One genomic segment of Brevibacillus laterosporus LMG 15441 includes these proteins:
- a CDS encoding ABC transporter permease has translation MLDLVYNESLKLVRRKRFYVVVLILLILIPLFTYAQYQSVEVARAQIGTDDWRTILQQKIVDTQNRLASTRIPPEWKDFLKTQLQLQQYYLDHDIDPSAPGAVTFARGFMDQAVGLFLPMIIVILAVDLVSSEFSEGTIKLLLTRPVKRWKILTSKYITLLLFTSLTLLLSLVLAYLISGVVFGYGGWTMPVLTGFKATGEVLQTSQVFVLDQWKYILMQYGLGWFVCVVVGTISLMISVLVRSTAAGMGIMMAALISGAILTQMASTWEQAKYLFNVNLQLTTYLAGSLPPIKGMSLPFSLGVLSVWGVASLVIAYVVFTRQDVT, from the coding sequence ATGCTTGATCTGGTATATAACGAGAGCTTAAAGCTAGTCAGACGCAAACGCTTCTATGTAGTCGTCCTCATATTGCTTATTTTGATTCCGTTGTTTACATATGCGCAATACCAATCAGTAGAGGTGGCCCGGGCACAAATTGGTACCGATGACTGGCGCACCATTCTTCAACAAAAGATAGTAGATACCCAAAATAGATTGGCTTCCACTCGCATCCCTCCCGAATGGAAGGATTTTCTGAAAACCCAATTACAGTTGCAACAGTATTATTTAGATCATGATATTGATCCGTCAGCGCCAGGGGCCGTTACATTTGCACGTGGATTTATGGATCAAGCTGTTGGACTGTTTCTACCGATGATTATTGTGATTTTAGCAGTTGATCTCGTATCTTCAGAATTTAGTGAAGGGACAATTAAACTGTTGCTGACAAGGCCAGTCAAACGTTGGAAGATCCTAACGAGTAAATATATAACACTCCTTTTGTTCACTTCCTTGACCTTATTGTTATCTCTGGTACTAGCGTATCTTATCTCAGGAGTTGTCTTTGGTTATGGAGGGTGGACGATGCCCGTTTTAACCGGCTTTAAAGCGACAGGAGAAGTCTTACAAACCTCACAGGTATTTGTATTAGATCAATGGAAATATATTTTGATGCAATATGGATTAGGCTGGTTCGTTTGTGTAGTGGTAGGTACAATATCGTTGATGATCTCTGTCTTGGTGAGAAGCACAGCGGCTGGCATGGGGATTATGATGGCTGCTCTTATTAGTGGGGCTATTTTAACTCAAATGGCCTCTACGTGGGAACAAGCGAAGTACTTGTTTAATGTAAATTTACAGCTTACGACGTATTTAGCGGGGAGCTTGCCACCTATTAAAGGCATGAGCCTACCCTTTTCTCTTGGAGTATTA
- a CDS encoding ABC transporter ATP-binding protein, translating into MADAVLSVARLQKSIKKKRLIHDITFDVRAGEVFGFLGPNGAGKTTTIRMLVGLTKPDGGEIKIGGYSLQNHFLKAIDQVGCIVENPELYPFLTGQENLEMLARMSKKVSSDRIREVVEQVELTEAIHEQVKTYSLGMRQRLGIAQALLHRPRLLILDEPTNGLDPAGIRELRQFIRRLALEERIGVFISSHMLSEIELMCDRVAIINKGRVISVGHVKELMEQFADQVNWKFRDNSLPKAVELMQASPYVYELIALSDGRVKCRMETDKIAEVNRSLIHAGVDVIGIEEKAVTLEDLFLTLTQDESVDEEGKHA; encoded by the coding sequence AAGAAAAAACGACTGATCCATGATATTACCTTTGATGTGCGAGCGGGGGAGGTATTTGGTTTTCTTGGACCTAATGGAGCTGGAAAAACAACCACGATTCGTATGTTGGTCGGGCTTACCAAACCTGATGGAGGAGAGATAAAAATCGGTGGGTATTCTTTACAAAACCATTTTTTGAAGGCAATTGATCAGGTCGGATGTATTGTGGAGAACCCTGAATTATACCCCTTTCTAACAGGACAAGAGAACTTAGAAATGCTTGCCCGAATGAGTAAAAAGGTAAGCTCTGATAGAATTCGTGAAGTTGTAGAGCAAGTGGAGCTGACGGAAGCGATTCACGAACAGGTAAAAACATATTCGTTAGGTATGCGTCAGCGTTTAGGAATTGCACAAGCATTGCTACATCGTCCCCGCTTACTTATCTTAGATGAACCTACCAACGGATTAGACCCGGCAGGTATTCGTGAATTGAGGCAGTTCATACGCCGCTTAGCGCTAGAAGAGAGGATCGGCGTCTTTATATCCAGTCATATGCTTAGTGAGATTGAGCTTATGTGTGATCGGGTAGCCATTATTAATAAGGGACGAGTTATATCAGTTGGCCACGTTAAAGAATTAATGGAGCAATTTGCGGATCAGGTGAATTGGAAATTTAGAGACAATAGTTTGCCGAAAGCTGTTGAGTTAATGCAGGCAAGCCCCTATGTATATGAACTTATAGCTTTGTCAGACGGCAGAGTGAAGTGTCGAATGGAAACGGACAAAATTGCTGAGGTTAACCGTTCCCTTATCCATGCAGGAGTAGATGTTATTGGCATTGAAGAAAAGGCTGTTACATTGGAAGACCTTTTCCTTACACTAACCCAAGATGAATCAGTAGATGAGGAGGGGAAGCATGCTTGA